ATGGCCGAACCGATCGTTCAGGAGGCGATGAAACGGGAAGGACTCGATCCGATCACGCTGGCCGAACAGGAACCAGACGCGGGACTGGGCAACGGCGGGCTCGGTCGGCTGGCAGCGTGCTTCCTCGATTCGATGGCCACCATGCAGCTCCCGGCCATCGGCTACGGGTTGCGCTACGAGTACGGCATCTTTCGGCAGGAGATCGAAAACGGTTCACAAGTGGAGCGCCCGGATAACTGGCTCCGCCGGCCAGACCCGTGGGAAATTCCCCGCCTGTGCGAAACGGTTGAAGCTCGACTCAACTGTTCGGTCCGCATTCACAACGGCGCGCCGCACCTGGAGCCGAACGCTCCTCGGGTGCTCGTCGGCGTCCCCTACGACCGCCCGATCGTCGGGTTCGGCGGGAAGACGGTTAACACACTGCGATTGTGGGGCGCCTCGGCCCCCGATTTCTTTAACCTCGGCGAGTTCAACCACGGCGACTTCTTCGGTGCGGTTCTCGACCGCGTAACGGCCGAGAGCCTGACCCGCGTGCTGTACCCGGACGACTCGACGGCCGCGGGGCGCCGACTCCGGTTCGTGCAGGAATACTTTTTGGTCGCCTGTTCCCTCGCGGACATCCTGCGCCGGTTCAAGTCCAGCAACAGCGACTGGCGCGCCCTACCCGACAAAGTCGCGATCCAGTTAAACGACACGCACCCGACCCTCACGGTCACCGAACTGATGCGCGTGCTGCTCGACGACGCGCGCCTCGGCTGGGACGAGGCCTGGGATCTGACCGTCCGCACGCTCGCGTACACGAACCACACGCTGCTACCCGAAGCCCTGGAGCGGTGGCCGGTGGAACTGTTCGAGCTGGTACTCCCGCGCCACCTGGAACTGATCTTCGAGATCAACCGACGATTCCTTGGTGCGGTACGAGCCAAGTTCCCCGGTGACGAAGCGCGAGCGGAACGGGCGAGCCTCATCGAAGAGGGCGCGAGCCGCAACGTGCGGATGGCGCACCTCGCGATCGTCGGCACGCACAGCACCAACGGCGTCGCGGCCATCCACTCGGAACTGCTCCGCACCCGCACCGTGAAAGACCTCGCCGAAATGTTCCCCGAACGGTTTGGGAACAAGACGAACGGCATCACCCCGCGGCGCTGGCTGCACTTGTGCAATCCGGCACTCGCCACACTCATTACCGACGCAATCGGCGACGGTTGGGTCACCGATCTGTCGAAGCTCCGTGCCCTCGCACCGCTCGCCGAAGACCCGACCCTCCGCGCGAAGTTCCGCCGGGCCAAAGAAACCGCCAAGGAGCGGTTCACCTCTTGGCTACAAACGACAACCGGACAGGTCGTCAACCCCGTCTCGATCTTCGATTGCCAGATCAAGCGCATCCACGAGTACAAGCGCCAGTTGCTCATGGTGCTGCACATCGTGGTACTCTACAACCGGCTGCGAGCGGACCCGACCCTCCCCATTCCGCCGCGCACGTTCTTCTTCGCGGGCAAGGCGGCCCCCGCGTACACGCTCGCGAAGCTCATCATCCGCCTCATCAACAGCGTGGCCGCAGTAATCGATTCCGACCCGGCGGTGCGCGGGAAACTCGCGGTCGTGTTCCTGCCCGAATACAACGTGTCCCTCGCCGAACGGCTGATCCCGGCTGCGGACGTGTCCGAACAGATCTCCACCGCGGGGTTCGAGGCGAGCGGCACCAGCAACATGAAGTTCATGATGAATGGGGCGCTCACGGTGGGTACACGCGACGGCGCCACGATCGAAATGGCCCAGGAAGCCGGTGAGGACAACTTCTTCCTGTTCGGCCTCACCGCCGATCAGGTGGCCA
This region of Gemmata massiliana genomic DNA includes:
- a CDS encoding glycogen/starch/alpha-glucan phosphorylase; protein product: MPPISAQPAPTGTPVAPEHNGHGKILFSGDPNASYERRLVFDHVVEPKTATIREQFEAVARAVRDLLTRQWLKTTQTYDRANPKRVYYLSMEFLIGRSLTNNITNLMAEPIVQEAMKREGLDPITLAEQEPDAGLGNGGLGRLAACFLDSMATMQLPAIGYGLRYEYGIFRQEIENGSQVERPDNWLRRPDPWEIPRLCETVEARLNCSVRIHNGAPHLEPNAPRVLVGVPYDRPIVGFGGKTVNTLRLWGASAPDFFNLGEFNHGDFFGAVLDRVTAESLTRVLYPDDSTAAGRRLRFVQEYFLVACSLADILRRFKSSNSDWRALPDKVAIQLNDTHPTLTVTELMRVLLDDARLGWDEAWDLTVRTLAYTNHTLLPEALERWPVELFELVLPRHLELIFEINRRFLGAVRAKFPGDEARAERASLIEEGASRNVRMAHLAIVGTHSTNGVAAIHSELLRTRTVKDLAEMFPERFGNKTNGITPRRWLHLCNPALATLITDAIGDGWVTDLSKLRALAPLAEDPTLRAKFRRAKETAKERFTSWLQTTTGQVVNPVSIFDCQIKRIHEYKRQLLMVLHIVVLYNRLRADPTLPIPPRTFFFAGKAAPAYTLAKLIIRLINSVAAVIDSDPAVRGKLAVVFLPEYNVSLAERLIPAADVSEQISTAGFEASGTSNMKFMMNGALTVGTRDGATIEMAQEAGEDNFFLFGLTADQVASSRGWYDPHWHYAHELETRTALDLIALGHFSNGDPGVFAPIRDTLLTKGDYYMHLADLGDYTRTQEHVSALFTDPDAWAKKALLNIAHSGRFSSDRTIHEYATEIWGAGPCPVD